In Paenibacillus phoenicis, one genomic interval encodes:
- a CDS encoding ABC transporter permease: MLNSLLGALESGLLYALMALGVYITFRILDFPDLTVDGSFTTGGAIAAVMIAGGSSPWIATVVAFLGGLAAGAITGIIHTKGRINGLLSGILMMIALYSINMRIMGKPNVGLLGETTLFSSVSPLVFMPIVVIAIKLLLDLFFRTELGLALRATGDNKRMIRSFGANTDNTIILGLSLSNGLVALSGALIAQQSGFADISSGIGMIVIGLASVIIGEAIFGARTVFWATLAAVLGSIVYRVVVALALRIEWLEQTDLKLITAVIVIIALVLPTAQRNMKQKAVARRRAGEITQTAGQKSVGGGF; the protein is encoded by the coding sequence ATGTTGAACTCGCTGCTGGGGGCGCTGGAATCCGGCCTGCTGTATGCGCTTATGGCGCTCGGCGTATATATTACGTTCCGAATTCTCGACTTTCCGGACCTGACGGTGGACGGGAGCTTTACGACCGGCGGTGCGATCGCTGCGGTCATGATCGCAGGGGGAAGCTCTCCCTGGATTGCTACGGTCGTTGCTTTTTTGGGCGGCTTGGCTGCCGGTGCGATCACCGGCATCATTCATACCAAAGGACGGATTAACGGACTGCTCTCCGGGATATTAATGATGATTGCATTGTATTCCATCAATATGCGGATCATGGGCAAACCTAATGTAGGCTTGCTGGGGGAGACAACGCTGTTCAGCTCGGTTTCGCCGCTGGTGTTCATGCCGATCGTTGTTATCGCCATTAAGCTGCTGCTGGATTTGTTCTTTCGTACGGAGCTTGGCTTGGCCCTGCGGGCCACTGGCGACAATAAACGGATGATCCGCAGTTTTGGTGCCAATACGGATAACACAATTATTCTCGGGCTCAGTTTGTCCAACGGGCTAGTGGCTTTGTCCGGGGCGCTCATCGCTCAACAGTCCGGTTTCGCCGACATTTCGTCGGGGATCGGGATGATCGTGATCGGGCTGGCTTCGGTGATTATCGGGGAGGCCATCTTCGGGGCGCGTACGGTATTCTGGGCAACGCTGGCAGCGGTTCTCGGGTCCATCGTTTATCGAGTGGTTGTAGCGCTAGCGCTGCGGATCGAATGGCTGGAGCAAACGGATTTGAAGCTGATTACGGCAGTTATCGTGATCATCGCATTGGTGCTTCCGACCGCACAAAGAAACATGAAGCAGAAAGCGGTAGCTCGCCGGCGCGCCGGTGAAATTACACAAACCGCCGGGCAAAAGAGCGTAGGGGGTGGGTTCTAA
- a CDS encoding ABC transporter ATP-binding protein, with the protein MLKLTQVSKLFHPGTPDEKIALIDVNLHLRKGDFVTVIGSNGAGKSTLMNMISGVIKPDAGEVRLGGVDISHLPEHRRSKWIGRVFQDPMAGTAPHMTIEENLAMAYSRGKARGLALGVNAKRRAMFQEQLRRLGIGLENRLRAKVGTLSGGERQALSLLMATFTEPQVLLLDEHTAALDPARAELVTKLTQEIVSELKLTTLMVTHNMEQAIRLGNRLIMMDGGRIILDVDETNKRELTIERLLGEFERISGHKLSDDRVMLGS; encoded by the coding sequence ATGCTGAAGTTAACCCAGGTATCGAAGCTCTTTCACCCCGGCACGCCGGATGAGAAGATCGCGCTGATTGACGTCAATCTGCATCTGCGCAAAGGCGATTTCGTAACGGTCATCGGCAGCAACGGTGCGGGGAAATCCACGCTGATGAATATGATCTCCGGCGTCATCAAGCCGGATGCTGGCGAGGTTCGCCTTGGCGGCGTCGACATCAGCCATCTTCCAGAGCATCGACGCAGCAAGTGGATTGGCCGTGTGTTTCAGGACCCGATGGCCGGTACTGCACCGCATATGACCATCGAGGAGAACCTGGCGATGGCTTACTCTCGCGGGAAGGCGCGTGGCCTTGCGCTGGGTGTGAACGCGAAGCGCCGGGCGATGTTCCAGGAGCAGCTGCGCAGGCTGGGCATTGGATTGGAGAACCGGCTGCGCGCCAAGGTCGGTACATTGTCGGGCGGGGAACGCCAGGCGCTCAGCCTGCTGATGGCAACGTTTACCGAGCCGCAGGTGTTGCTCCTAGACGAGCATACTGCTGCACTGGACCCAGCCCGTGCTGAGCTGGTGACGAAGCTTACGCAGGAGATCGTCAGCGAATTGAAGCTGACCACGTTGATGGTCACCCACAACATGGAGCAAGCGATCCGGTTGGGTAACCGCCTCATCATGATGGATGGCGGGCGGATCATCCTTGATGTGGATGAAACGAATAAACGCGAGTTAACGATCGAACGGCTGCTAGGCGAATTCGAACGCATCAGCGGCCACAAGCTGTCCGATGATCGCGTGATGCTGGGCAGTTAA
- a CDS encoding DUF2512 family protein, with amino-acid sequence MKGLDKFLVKLLGNGIIVIVMVMLLSNASFISALLTALALSILAYLFGDLFILPRTNNGIATVVDAFLVFIFLWAISANAEWTLSLGEILAITIVMGVFEWFLHAWMLRDGIRRDSSVRVRDAR; translated from the coding sequence GTGAAAGGGTTGGACAAGTTTCTCGTCAAATTACTTGGCAATGGAATTATCGTCATCGTCATGGTAATGCTCTTAAGCAACGCCTCATTCATCTCAGCGCTGCTGACAGCCTTAGCGTTGTCTATTCTAGCCTATTTATTCGGGGATCTTTTCATCCTTCCGCGAACGAACAATGGGATCGCAACCGTTGTAGATGCGTTTCTCGTCTTTATCTTCCTGTGGGCGATTTCCGCCAACGCGGAATGGACGTTATCTCTTGGCGAAATCCTTGCCATTACCATTGTGATGGGCGTATTTGAATGGTTCTTGCACGCTTGGATGCTGCGCGACGGCATCCGCAGGGACAGCAGCGTACGAGTGCGCGATGCTCGTTAA
- a CDS encoding NAD(P)/FAD-dependent oxidoreductase, producing the protein MTQTTNYDCMIIGGGIAGLQAAIQLGRYSVHNVLVIDAGYGRSTLCRQYHNLLGFPEGISGEELRSRGRRQAASYGVKFVQDTITEAKKRDEGFQVKTLSGQTYSGRTLLLATGVLDRFPDVPGLVPTLGLSVYVCPDCDGYEIEGRKTVLMGAGDTGAKMALLLIQRTRDLTYINHEQTSVAASLLKQMEEQGIRYEEGAIAEVQQSEGFIRSVKLQDGRSFTAERGFIAFGGNEVHSGLAAQLGVRISENRHVEANPRTKQTNVPGVWVAGDLGLHAEQVSVAMGEGSIAAIWIHKALSPCYNQLNGGDAEDDS; encoded by the coding sequence ATGACTCAAACCACAAACTACGATTGCATGATCATTGGCGGCGGTATTGCCGGATTACAAGCCGCTATTCAGCTAGGCCGGTACTCGGTCCACAACGTACTGGTTATTGACGCGGGTTATGGAAGATCCACGTTATGCCGGCAATATCATAACCTGCTGGGGTTCCCGGAAGGTATTTCCGGGGAAGAACTGCGCAGTCGGGGGAGACGGCAAGCGGCGTCTTATGGCGTAAAGTTTGTGCAAGACACAATAACCGAAGCGAAGAAACGGGATGAGGGATTTCAAGTAAAAACATTAAGCGGCCAAACGTATTCAGGTCGAACCCTGCTGCTGGCGACCGGTGTGCTGGACCGTTTTCCCGATGTCCCCGGTTTGGTTCCAACGCTTGGGCTAAGCGTCTATGTCTGTCCGGATTGTGATGGGTACGAAATTGAGGGGCGGAAAACGGTATTAATGGGGGCAGGGGACACCGGTGCCAAGATGGCGCTGCTGCTCATCCAGCGGACCCGCGATTTAACCTATATTAATCATGAACAGACATCTGTCGCTGCGTCGCTCCTGAAGCAAATGGAGGAACAGGGGATTCGCTACGAGGAAGGGGCCATCGCCGAAGTCCAACAATCCGAAGGCTTTATCCGCAGCGTGAAATTACAGGATGGCCGGAGCTTTACAGCAGAACGGGGATTTATTGCGTTTGGCGGCAATGAGGTTCATTCTGGATTAGCCGCTCAACTTGGCGTACGCATTTCCGAGAACCGTCATGTGGAGGCCAACCCCCGCACAAAGCAGACGAACGTCCCCGGCGTGTGGGTGGCTGGGGATCTAGGACTTCATGCGGAACAGGTTAGCGTGGCCATGGGGGAAGGCTCAATTGCCGCAATTTGGATTCATAAAGCATTAAGTCCGTGCTATAATCAGTTGAACGGAGGGGATGCAGAGGATGATTCTTGA
- a CDS encoding antibiotic biosynthesis monooxygenase family protein: MILEVAQLQVKPGMINDFESHFRKASKIISRASGYLGHELQKCVETENKYILLVRWQSISAHEVGFRQSPEYEEWKALLHPFYDPMPTVEHYVQIKHETE, from the coding sequence ATGATTCTTGAAGTAGCTCAACTGCAAGTGAAGCCCGGAATGATTAATGATTTCGAAAGCCACTTCCGGAAGGCTTCCAAAATCATCAGCCGGGCGTCCGGTTATCTTGGACATGAGCTCCAAAAATGCGTAGAGACGGAGAATAAATATATTCTGCTCGTGCGTTGGCAATCCATTTCCGCACATGAGGTAGGTTTCCGTCAATCTCCGGAATATGAGGAATGGAAAGCGCTGCTTCATCCATTCTACGATCCCATGCCTACCGTGGAACACTACGTGCAAATCAAGCATGAAACGGAGTAG
- a CDS encoding GNAT family N-acetyltransferase codes for MTEHFDYIIEDATLEDLPAIVAIYNETIAGRMVTADLEPVTVDARRKWFDEHSPDFRPLLVMKSGGKVIAWLSFQSFYGRPAYNGTAEISIYITEAYRSRGIGGILLNRSFAICPEIGVHTLLGFVFSHNEPSLKLLSKFGFERWAHLPRVANLDGVERDLVILGKRVVEA; via the coding sequence ATGACGGAACATTTCGACTATATCATTGAAGATGCAACGCTTGAGGACTTGCCGGCGATCGTGGCGATTTACAATGAAACGATCGCTGGACGCATGGTTACCGCCGATTTGGAGCCGGTGACCGTTGACGCCAGACGGAAGTGGTTTGATGAGCATTCGCCCGATTTCCGGCCGCTTTTGGTTATGAAATCCGGGGGGAAGGTCATCGCCTGGCTCAGCTTTCAGTCCTTCTATGGGCGACCGGCCTATAACGGCACGGCCGAGATCAGTATTTATATCACAGAAGCCTACCGTTCCCGCGGAATCGGAGGGATCTTGTTAAATCGATCCTTTGCGATTTGCCCTGAGATTGGTGTCCATACGCTGCTTGGGTTTGTGTTTAGTCACAACGAGCCGAGCCTTAAGCTCCTTAGTAAATTCGGCTTCGAGCGTTGGGCGCATTTGCCCCGCGTGGCCAATTTAGACGGCGTGGAACGGGATCTCGTTATTTTGGGGAAACGGGTTGTTGAGGCTTAA
- a CDS encoding TVP38/TMEM64 family protein — MNEWVKEITDWFLETTQLGGYSILLFTIPLAVVQGVFGFFPFATIVMLHLSLLGIANGLLASWIAGTAAGMVVYLMCRYFFADWFNRRWLAKLQKYEKWQKGLDRYGVWAVIFLRTIPIMPNNLISFMSAVSNLKLRSYVWSNLVGNLSSIWLFGILSASIVFPGVNLQELILSYALFLLVLGVAFVIRNRFLSKTKEGMRP; from the coding sequence TTGAACGAATGGGTTAAGGAAATCACGGACTGGTTTTTGGAGACGACTCAGTTAGGCGGGTACTCCATCCTGCTTTTTACGATCCCACTCGCCGTTGTGCAGGGAGTTTTTGGTTTTTTTCCGTTTGCCACGATCGTGATGTTGCATCTCTCCCTGCTGGGGATTGCGAACGGTTTATTAGCCAGTTGGATTGCCGGTACGGCGGCAGGGATGGTTGTTTACCTGATGTGCAGATATTTTTTTGCTGATTGGTTTAACCGCAGGTGGTTGGCTAAGCTGCAAAAATACGAAAAATGGCAAAAAGGGCTGGACCGCTATGGGGTGTGGGCAGTGATCTTTCTCCGCACGATTCCGATTATGCCAAACAATCTCATTTCGTTTATGTCGGCGGTTTCGAATTTAAAGCTCCGTTCTTATGTCTGGTCCAACCTGGTTGGGAATCTGTCAAGCATTTGGCTGTTCGGGATCTTAAGCGCATCGATTGTGTTTCCGGGGGTGAATCTTCAGGAGTTGATTCTCTCCTACGCCCTATTTTTGCTTGTGCTGGGCGTCGCCTTTGTCATTCGCAACCGGTTCCTATCCAAGACGAAAGAAGGCATGAGACCTTAG